The window TGTTCTGACTTTACCTAAGCAAAAAGCGCCTAAGATTGCCAACGATTTGGTACACTATGGTATTAAAGGTATATGGAATTTTGCTCCGGTAGATTTAAAATTATCCAATAAAGATGTGGTGGTTGAGAACGTTCATCTCCTGGATAGTTTAATGACGCTTTCCTATAATATTAAAGAGCGGATATAGGCACATACATATTACATGTATCGTCAAAAAAACCATATATCAATGTTAAGACATACGCCAATATGCATGCTATGTTAATAGTAGCTGTGGGGTATGCTTAACTTGGTATATGGTTATTATTTATTTAGGCTGCTATTAACCTTTTAAAGACCAATTAGTGGCTAACTAACGCATAATAATAGCATCTCGTTCAGGTCCAACAGATATATATTTGATTGGAAAACCAATAGCATTCTCAATGTAATTCACATAATTTTTTGCTTCCATAGGTAAATCTGTGTAACTACGTATATGGGAAATATCCCTTTGCCAACCTGGTAATGGTTCTATTACGGGTTTTGCTAAGTCTAATTCATGGGTAACTGGAAACGCCTGGGTTATGGTATCATTTATCTGATAGGCTGTACATACAGGGATGTTCTCAAGATAACCAAGTACGTCTAGCAAAGACAAAGCAACTTCCGTTGTACCTTGTAATGTACATCCATATCGTGTAGCGACAACATCAAACCAACCCATTCTTCGTGGTCTTCCAGTGGTCGCACCGTACTCACCATTATCACCACCTAAATGTCTTAACTGAGCGGCTTCTTCACCAAATATTTCAGAAACGAATGGTCCAGCACCTACACAACTGGAGTAAGCTTTTACAACCGTTACAACATGTTGAATTGAAGTGGCAGGTATACCAGCTCCGATAGCTGAAAAACCAGCTAATGGAGAAGAGGAAGTCGTCATAGGATAGATGCCATGATCTGGGTCTTTTAATGCACCTAACTGGCCTTCCATAAGGATGTTTTTCTGTTGGGCAATCGCTTCATTCATTACTTTTGTAGTATCACACACAAAAGGCTTTATCCTATGGCCTAATGGAATAAGATCATCACATATTTTTTCAGCCTCTAAAAGAGGTTGTTTATAAAAATGTTGAAGCAGCACATTCTTTTTTTCAATATTTCTTTCAAGTTTGTCTAATAATCTGTCGGGTGTGAATAAATCATTCACTTGTATACCAATTTTACTGTACTTATCAGCATAAAAAGGAGCGATACCTGATTGGGTAGAACCAAATTTCTTGGTACCTAATCGTGCCTCTTCGTATTGGTCTAGCAGAACGTGCTGAGGTAAAATCACCTGTGCTCTATGGGATATCTTAATCTGTGGTGCAGGGACCCCTCGCGACATTAAATGTTCATATTCATCCAAAAAACCTTTTATGTTTAATGCTACACCTGGTGCTAGAATATTTGTAGCATTCTGATAAAAAACACCAGAGGGTAACAAGTGCAATTGGAATTTACCATACTGATTCATGATGGTATGCCCCGCATTATTCCCTCCTTGAAATCTGACCACATACGCTGCTTCTTTTGCCAGCAAATCTGTCATCTTACCTTTGCCTTCATCGCCCCAATTGCCACCTACAATAGCTGTTACACTCATATTATCACTCCTTATTTATTTTGAAAATCATCACCATCTATAGTATAATCAATGATGGAACATAAATAAAATTAATATTAATTATATCTTCCATAAGGAGAGATTATATGAAAATCAATTTTGAGCTTTATAAGGTTTTTTACATGGTTGCTAAGGAAGGACAAATCTCTGCAGCAGCAAAAAAATTATATATTTCTCAGCCTGCTGTGAGTCAAGCCATTAAGCAGTTAGAGGAGAAATTAGGAGCAAACGTCTTTATTCGAACTCCAAAAGGCATTAAGTTAACATCAGAAGGGAAGGTATTATTTGAATACATACAAAAGGCATGTGGATTGATTATTACTGGAGAAATTAAGTTTTTGGAGATGCAAAATTTGGATGCAGGTGAGGTTACTATTGGTGCAAGTGATACGTTGTGTTCCCATTATTTATTGCCGTATTTAGAACAATTTCATCAAGATTATCCTCATATTAAGATTAATGTGACCAACCGAACAAGCTATGAGATTATCCAACTGCTAAAAGGGGGTCATGTGGATTTTGGTATTGTGAACCTGCCTGTTGAGGAAGATCAGCAAATGACTATAACAGAAACCCTAGAACTACAAGATTGTTTCATATGTGGCAAGACATATCAACAGGAACTATCCAATGGTGAAGGTATCTCTCTAGAGAAACTGCAAAGATATCCTCTAATATTATTAGAAAAAGGAAGTAATACCCGACGATATGTGGATAACTTTTTTTGGGAGCATGGACAACGAATAGAACCGGATATAGAGTTAGGGAGTCTTGATTTACTGGTTAAATTTGCTCGCATTGGATTAGGTATTGCTTGCGTCACCAAGAATTTTATAAAAGAAAAGTTAATAGCTAAGGATGTCTTTGAAATCAAGTTAAAAAAAGAAATACCGATAAGACATGTGGGTGTTGTGACATTAAAAAATACACCCATATCTTCAGCTGGAAAGAAGTTTCTAGAAATACTTTGCTAGTATGGAACAAAAGAACCATGTAATGGTTTACTATTCAATAGAAATATCTAAAATCAAGATAGAAATTCTTAAGAAATTTGTAAGGTTTAGGGTAGTAGTAATTTAGAAAATATATGCTAAGATAAGCAAGTAAGATATCTTAGTGGTCAGGGAGTGACATGTGCATATGTACAATATACTTGTTGTTGATGATGAACAAGCCATAGCTAATGCAATTGAAGTTTATCTCAAGAATCAAAATTATAATGTGTTTAAGGCTTATGATGGGTTAGAGGCAGTAGAGGTTTTTAAAAAGGAGGATATACATCTGGTGTTAATGGATGTGATGATGCCTCGTATGGATGGAACAGCTGCAACCCTTAAAATCAGAGAGATAAGCACGGTACCTATTATCATATTATCGGCTAAGTCAGAAAACACCGATAAAATTCTAGGGTTGAATATTGGAGCAGATGACTACATTACCAAGCCTTTTGATCCCTTAGAATTGTTAGCAAGGGTTAATTCAAACTTAAGGCGTTATACCCGTTATAGGCAGGCAGATGAAGTGGATAGAGATACGTTACAGATTGGTGGTATTGAGCTGAATGATACCTATAAAAGATTATTAGTCGATGGGGAGCCTGTAAAAATCACACCATTAGAATATAAGATTTTATATTTACTCATGAGCAATCCTGACCGTGTATTTTCCATTCATGACATATAC is drawn from Vallitalea pronyensis and contains these coding sequences:
- a CDS encoding adenylosuccinate synthase, producing the protein MSVTAIVGGNWGDEGKGKMTDLLAKEAAYVVRFQGGNNAGHTIMNQYGKFQLHLLPSGVFYQNATNILAPGVALNIKGFLDEYEHLMSRGVPAPQIKISHRAQVILPQHVLLDQYEEARLGTKKFGSTQSGIAPFYADKYSKIGIQVNDLFTPDRLLDKLERNIEKKNVLLQHFYKQPLLEAEKICDDLIPLGHRIKPFVCDTTKVMNEAIAQQKNILMEGQLGALKDPDHGIYPMTTSSSPLAGFSAIGAGIPATSIQHVVTVVKAYSSCVGAGPFVSEIFGEEAAQLRHLGGDNGEYGATTGRPRRMGWFDVVATRYGCTLQGTTEVALSLLDVLGYLENIPVCTAYQINDTITQAFPVTHELDLAKPVIEPLPGWQRDISHIRSYTDLPMEAKNYVNYIENAIGFPIKYISVGPERDAIIMR
- a CDS encoding LysR family transcriptional regulator, which codes for MKINFELYKVFYMVAKEGQISAAAKKLYISQPAVSQAIKQLEEKLGANVFIRTPKGIKLTSEGKVLFEYIQKACGLIITGEIKFLEMQNLDAGEVTIGASDTLCSHYLLPYLEQFHQDYPHIKINVTNRTSYEIIQLLKGGHVDFGIVNLPVEEDQQMTITETLELQDCFICGKTYQQELSNGEGISLEKLQRYPLILLEKGSNTRRYVDNFFWEHGQRIEPDIELGSLDLLVKFARIGLGIACVTKNFIKEKLIAKDVFEIKLKKEIPIRHVGVVTLKNTPISSAGKKFLEILC
- a CDS encoding response regulator transcription factor, with the protein product MYNILVVDDEQAIANAIEVYLKNQNYNVFKAYDGLEAVEVFKKEDIHLVLMDVMMPRMDGTAATLKIREISTVPIIILSAKSENTDKILGLNIGADDYITKPFDPLELLARVNSNLRRYTRYRQADEVDRDTLQIGGIELNDTYKRLLVDGEPVKITPLEYKILYLLMSNPDRVFSIHDIYEKVWQEPAYNPDTVTVHIRRIREKIEINPKEPKYLKVVWGIGYKFQK